From Rutidosis leptorrhynchoides isolate AG116_Rl617_1_P2 chromosome 3, CSIRO_AGI_Rlap_v1, whole genome shotgun sequence, a single genomic window includes:
- the LOC139897918 gene encoding lysM domain receptor-like kinase 3 has product MKPYQTFTMFDFKLGFRLLTLLFISSNSLVSSRCTKGCNLALGSYYVEQGNNLTSISQYFNTQINNILKYNPSIPNQDSLQSFVRINIPFSCDCIGGNFLGHVFDYDIRSQDTYDIIAAQQYANLTTADWIRRFNSYDPNRIPDTARINVTVNCSCGDSSVSKKYGLFVTYPLRAGDTLQSVSAAANVSSDWISRYNPGANFSGDSGLLFIPGRDETGSFPRLNTRSGLSGGAIGGIVVAVLAGVLLLAGCLYYGLYKKKNKASSSPLLKNTQVQLMRSSQGHNGTSLGGSDSSNLPAGASPGLGITVDKSVEFSYEELSSATDDFSLANKIGQGGFGAVYYAELRGEKAAIKKMDMQASREFLAELKVLTHVHHLNLVRLIGYCVEGSLFLVYEYIENGNLSQHLHGSGRDPLPWSTRVQIALDSARGLEYIHEHTVPVYIHRDIKTANILIDKNFHGKVADFGLTKLTEVGSTSLPTRLVGTFGYMPPEYAQYGDVSPKVDVYAFGVVLYELISAKEAIVKANGTMTESKGLVALFEEVLSQPEPKDDLVKMVDPRMGENYPLDSVRKMAQLAKACTHENPQLRPSMRSIVVALMTLSSSTEDWDVGSFYENQTLVSLMSGR; this is encoded by the exons ATGAAACCATATCAAACATTCACCATGTTTGACTTCAAATTAGGGTTCCGATTACTTACACTTTTGTTCATATCTTCAAATTCGTTAGTTTCATCTAGATGTACTAAAGGTTGTAATTTAGCCCTAGGTTCATATTACGTTGAGCAAGGAAACAATCTCACATCAATTTCACAATATTTTAACACACAAATAAACAATATATTGAAATATAATCCATCTATTCCTAATCAGGATAGTTTACAATCATTTGTACGGATTAATATTCCGTTTAGTTGTGATTGTATTGGTGGTAATTTTTTAGGGCATGTGTTTGATTATGATATTAGGTCACAGGATACTTATGACATAATTGCTGCACAACAGTATGCGAATTTGACTACTGCTGACTGGATTCGGAGGTTTAATAGTTATGATCCGAACCGGATACCGGATACTGCGAGAATTAATGTGACTGTGAATTGTTCGTGTGGAGATAGTTCGGTTTCGAAGAAGTATGGTTTGTTTGTGACGTATCCGCTTCGTGCAGGGGATACGCTGCAGTCGGTTTCGGCTGCTGCGAATGTTAGTTCGGACTGGATAAGTAGGTATAATCCGGGAGCGAATTTTAGTGGAGATAGTGGTTTGTTGTTTATTCCAGGGAGAG ATGAAACTGGAAGTTTTCCACGCTTAAATACCAGGT CAGGATTATCAGGTGGGGCCATAGGTGGAATAGTTGTAGCAGTATTAGCTGGGGTACTGTTACTTGCAGGATGCTTGTATTATGGATTGTACAAAAAGAAGAATAAAGCCTCAAGTTCACCCTTGTTAAAGAATACACAGGTTCAACTTATGCGGTCTTCTCAAG gccacaatGGTACTTCATTAGGAGGGTCCGACTCCAGTAATCTTCCTGCTGGTGCGTCCCCTGGGCTTGGTATTACAGTTGACAAATCGGTTGAGTTTTCATATGAAGAACTTTCGAGTGCAACTGACGACTTTAGCCTTGCTAATAAGATTGGTCAGGGTGGTTTCGGTGCTGTTTACTATGCAGAACTCAGAGGCGAG AAAGCTGCTATAAAGAAGATGGATATGCAAGCATCGAGAGAGTTTCTAGCCGAACTGAAGGTTTTAACACATGTTCATCATCTAAACCTG GTGCGTTTGATAGGATACTGTGTCGAGGGTTCCCTTTTCTTGGTGTACGAGTACATTGAGAATGGAAATCTGAGTCAACATTTACATGGATCAG GACGGGACCCGCTACCGTGGTCTACGCGAGTCCAAATTGCGCTTGATTCTGCAAGGGGTCTTGAGTATATACATGAACATACGGTCCCTGTATATATACATCGTGATATTAAGACAGCAAATATACTGATTGACAAAAATTTCCATGGAAAG gtTGCAGATTTTGGTTTAACAAAACTAACTGAAGTTGGAAGTACATCTTTGCCCACACGTCTTGTGGGTACATTTGGATATATGCCACCTGA GTATGCACAATATGGGGATGTATCTCCAAAGGTAGATGTATATGCATTTGGGGTTGTACTTTATGAGCTTATTTCAGCCAAGGAAGCTATAGTTAAAGCAAATGGCACTATGACTGAATCGAAGGGTCTAGTTGCTTTG TTTGAAGAAGTTCTTAGTCAACCGGAACCAAAAGATGACCTGGTCAAAATGGTTGATCCTAGAATGGGGGAGAATTACCCTCTCGATTCAGTTCGTAAG ATGGCTCAACTTGCAAAAGCTTGTACGCATGAAAATCCCCAACTACGACCAAGCATGCGATCCATTGTGGTTGCATTAATGACTCTTTCATCATCCACGGAAGACTGGGATGTTGGTTCCTTTTACGAAAACCAAACTCTTGTGAGCCTCATGTCTGGTCGATAG